Proteins found in one Lycium ferocissimum isolate CSIRO_LF1 chromosome 6, AGI_CSIRO_Lferr_CH_V1, whole genome shotgun sequence genomic segment:
- the LOC132059003 gene encoding bifunctional riboflavin biosynthesis protein RIBA 1, chloroplastic-like isoform X2: MASIQNSMVFSHLRSDHGLYFVKATTANHKTDLSSLRLARKLPFSFKSGSGILRARLISGEDDVWSCFNNQGAENGSFVNHEAEQIGNQNQSDEIDFGTPAAEITRNRSGFLSGVDEFDLDQTVAGFSSIPEAIEDIRQGKMVIVVDDEDRENEGDLIMAAQLVTPEAMAFIVKYGTGIVCVSMKGEDLDRLQLPLMVPPKENEEKLSTAFTVSVDAKYGTTTGVSARDRAKTVLALASGDSKPEDFNRPGHIFPLKYREGGVLKRAGHTEASVDLAVLAGLEPVAVLCEIVDDDGSMARLPRLRQFAQAENLKIVSIADLIRYRRKREKLVDLAAAAPIPTMWGPFKAYCFKSVLDGIEHIAMVKGDIGDGKDVLVRVHSECLTGDIFGSARCDYGKQLALAMKQIEEAERGVLVYLRGHEGRRIGLGHKLRAYILQDDGHDTVEANEELGLPVDSREYGIGAQILRDLGVHTMKLMTNNPAKYVGLKGYGLAISGRVPLLAPITTENKRYLETKRVKLGHIYGSNDANGHINGSEVGRTSHDELSNNSD; the protein is encoded by the exons ATGGCTTCAATTCAAAATTCAATGGTTTTTTCCCATTTAAg ATCCGACCATGGTCTGTATTTTGTCAAGGCAACTACAGCAAACCACAAAACAGATTTGTCCTCGCTACGTCTTGCTAGAAAGTTACCCTTCAGCTTCAAAAGTGGTAGCGGAATACTAAGGGCTAGACTAATATCAGGAGAAGACGATGTTTGGTCTTGTTTTAACAACCAAGGTGCAGAAAATGGTTCTTTTGTTAATCACGAAGCAGAACAAATTGGAAATCAGAATCAATCTGATGAAATAGATTTTGGAACACCTGCTGCAGAAATAACTCGAAACCGAAGTGGGTTTCTCTCTGGTGTTGATGAATTTGACTTGGATCAGACCGTTGCAGGATTCTCTTCTATTCCGGAGGCTATTGAAGACATCCGTCAGGGCAAG atggtgattgttgtagatgATGAAGACAGAGAAAATGAGGGTGATCTAATAATGGCAGCACAATTGGTGACACCTGAAGCAATGGCCTTCATTGTAAAATATGGAACTGGAATTGTGTGTGTAAGTATGAAAGGTGAAGATCTAGATAGGCTTCAACTTCCACTCATGGTGCCGCCAAAGGAAAATGAGGAGAAACTTAGTACTGCTTTCACTGTTTCTGTG GATGCAAAATATGGTACCACAACAGGTGTATCCGCTCGTGATAGGGCAAAAACAGTTTTGGCCCTAGCATCTGGTGATTCAAAACCCGAGGATTTCAACCGACCTGGACACATTTTCCCACTCAAGTATAGAGAAGGAGGGGTCCTAAAAAGAGCTGGTCATACTGAAGCTTCTGTTGATCTTGCTGTATTGGCTGGATTGGAGCCTGTTGCTGTTCTTTGTGAAATTGTGGATGATGATGGTTCCATGGCCAGGTTGCCGAGGCTTCGCCAATTTGCTCAGGCtgagaacttgaagattgtatcCATTGCCGATTTGATCAG GTATAGAAGGAAAAGAGAGAAACTGGTGGATTTAGCCGCTGCTGCACCAATACCAACAATGTGGGGACCTTTTAAAGCCTACTGTTTTAAGTCTGTCTTGGATGGAATTGAGCATATTGCCATGGTCAAA GGTGATATCGGAGATGGGAAAGATGTCCTTGTCAGAGTGCACTCGGAATGTCTCACTGGTGACATATTTGGGTCAGCCCGATGCGACTATGGTAAGCAGTTGGCACTTGCAATGAAGCAAATTGAGGAAGCTGAAAGGGGTGTTTTAGTATATCTCCGCGGACATGAAGGAAGGAGAATAGGTTTGGGACATAAACTTCGTGCTTACATCCTGCAAGATGACGGGCACGACACGGTTGAAGCTAATGAAGAGCTGGGATTACCTGTTGATTCACGGGAGTATGGCATTGGTGCACAG ATACTACGGGATTTGGGTGTTCATACAATGAAACTGATGACAAACAACCCTGCGAAGTATGTCGGGCTCAAAGGATATGGTCTGGCAATTTCGGGTAGAGTTCCACTCTTGGCTCCTATAACTACAGAAAATAAAAGATACTTAGAGACCAAACGCGTGAAATTGGGGCACATATATGGTTCCAACGACGCCAATGGCCACATTAATGGTTCTGAAGTTGGTAGAACGAGCCACGATGAATTATCCAACAATTCTGACTGA
- the LOC132060558 gene encoding uncharacterized protein LOC132060558, which produces MCVSKEWYSLLSDPQFIKAHLTMINSQKHEEKLIVVYDSQSIQAVTFNQNGNKVISRKLNFQQLLDDWATIGGGSSDGLALVVNGKMMKYFINPTTLKCQKIPNYSIWLFLSKVVTLSCFDIYEPDIVDTFVDVYSLRKGLWRRLESSPYGSEVLVDGVLHLLANKTSDCSSVMVAFSSDKEFFVVPWMYSQIYTKYKT; this is translated from the exons ATGTGTGTATCAAAGGAGTGGTACTCTCTTCTATCAGATCCACAATTCATCAAAGCTCACCTTACTATGATCAATTCCCAAAAACACGAAGAAAAACTGATTGTCGTCTATGATTCTCAATCTATTCAGGCTGTTACCTTCAACCAAAATGGCAATAAAGTCATATCAAGAAAGCTTAATTTTCAGCAACTTTTAGACGACTGGGCTACTATTGGTGGTGGCTCATCTGATGGCTTAGCCTTGGTGGTTAATGGGAAAATGATGAAGTATTTCATCAACCCAACTACTTTAAAGTGCCAGAAAATTCCAAATTATTCCATTTGGCTCTTCCTGTCCAAG GTGGTTACTCTTTCTTGTTTTGATATATATGAACCTGATATTGTTGATACTTTTGTGGATGTCTACTCTTTGAGAAAGGGTCTTTGGAGGAGACTTGAGAGTTCTCCTTATGGCTCTGAGGTTTTGGTAGATGGAGTTCTACATTTGTTAGCCAATAAAACTTCTGATTGTTCATCTGTAATGGTTGCTTTTTCAAGTGACAAGGAATTTTTTGTTGTGCCATGGATGTATTCTCAGATTTATACAaaatacaaaacataa
- the LOC132059003 gene encoding bifunctional riboflavin biosynthesis protein RIBA 1, chloroplastic-like isoform X3: MASIQNSMVFSHLRSDHGLYFVKATTANHKTDLSSLRLARKLPFSFKSGSGILRARLISGEDDVWSCFNNQEITRNRSGFLSGVDEFDLDQTVAGFSSIPEAIEDIRQGKMVIVVDDEDRENEGDLIMAAQLVTPEAMAFIVKYGTGIVCVSMKGEDLDRLQLPLMVPPKENEEKLSTAFTVSVDAKYGTTTGVSARDRAKTVLALASGDSKPEDFNRPGHIFPLKYREGGVLKRAGHTEASVDLAVLAGLEPVAVLCEIVDDDGSMARLPRLRQFAQAENLKIVSIADLIRYRRKREKLVDLAAAAPIPTMWGPFKAYCFKSVLDGIEHIAMVKGDIGDGKDVLVRVHSECLTGDIFGSARCDYGKQLALAMKQIEEAERGVLVYLRGHEGRRIGLGHKLRAYILQDDGHDTVEANEELGLPVDSREYGIGAQILRDLGVHTMKLMTNNPAKYVGLKGYGLAISGRVPLLAPITTENKRYLETKRVKLGHIYGSNDANGHINGSEVGRTSHDELSNNSD; encoded by the exons ATGGCTTCAATTCAAAATTCAATGGTTTTTTCCCATTTAAG ATCCGACCATGGTCTGTATTTTGTCAAGGCAACTACAGCAAACCACAAAACAGATTTGTCCTCGCTACGTCTTGCTAGAAAGTTACCCTTCAGCTTCAAAAGTGGTAGCGGAATACTAAGGGCTAGACTAATATCAGGAGAAGACGATGTTTGGTCTTGTTTTAACAACCAAG AAATAACTCGAAACCGAAGTGGGTTTCTCTCTGGTGTTGATGAATTTGACTTGGATCAGACCGTTGCAGGATTCTCTTCTATTCCGGAGGCTATTGAAGACATCCGTCAGGGCAAG atggtgattgttgtagatgATGAAGACAGAGAAAATGAGGGTGATCTAATAATGGCAGCACAATTGGTGACACCTGAAGCAATGGCCTTCATTGTAAAATATGGAACTGGAATTGTGTGTGTAAGTATGAAAGGTGAAGATCTAGATAGGCTTCAACTTCCACTCATGGTGCCGCCAAAGGAAAATGAGGAGAAACTTAGTACTGCTTTCACTGTTTCTGTG GATGCAAAATATGGTACCACAACAGGTGTATCCGCTCGTGATAGGGCAAAAACAGTTTTGGCCCTAGCATCTGGTGATTCAAAACCCGAGGATTTCAACCGACCTGGACACATTTTCCCACTCAAGTATAGAGAAGGAGGGGTCCTAAAAAGAGCTGGTCATACTGAAGCTTCTGTTGATCTTGCTGTATTGGCTGGATTGGAGCCTGTTGCTGTTCTTTGTGAAATTGTGGATGATGATGGTTCCATGGCCAGGTTGCCGAGGCTTCGCCAATTTGCTCAGGCtgagaacttgaagattgtatcCATTGCCGATTTGATCAG GTATAGAAGGAAAAGAGAGAAACTGGTGGATTTAGCCGCTGCTGCACCAATACCAACAATGTGGGGACCTTTTAAAGCCTACTGTTTTAAGTCTGTCTTGGATGGAATTGAGCATATTGCCATGGTCAAA GGTGATATCGGAGATGGGAAAGATGTCCTTGTCAGAGTGCACTCGGAATGTCTCACTGGTGACATATTTGGGTCAGCCCGATGCGACTATGGTAAGCAGTTGGCACTTGCAATGAAGCAAATTGAGGAAGCTGAAAGGGGTGTTTTAGTATATCTCCGCGGACATGAAGGAAGGAGAATAGGTTTGGGACATAAACTTCGTGCTTACATCCTGCAAGATGACGGGCACGACACGGTTGAAGCTAATGAAGAGCTGGGATTACCTGTTGATTCACGGGAGTATGGCATTGGTGCACAG ATACTACGGGATTTGGGTGTTCATACAATGAAACTGATGACAAACAACCCTGCGAAGTATGTCGGGCTCAAAGGATATGGTCTGGCAATTTCGGGTAGAGTTCCACTCTTGGCTCCTATAACTACAGAAAATAAAAGATACTTAGAGACCAAACGCGTGAAATTGGGGCACATATATGGTTCCAACGACGCCAATGGCCACATTAATGGTTCTGAAGTTGGTAGAACGAGCCACGATGAATTATCCAACAATTCTGACTGA
- the LOC132060555 gene encoding uncharacterized protein LOC132060555, with product MQYNATEGVFEILTFAHEGKGENIHKVSAEGKKCSCGKWRNYHMPCSHAIKFCDIRGIQPKDYVSKYYSCRFYKQTYSGNFSPLGDEAYWPPSPFNIIANTEYERTSGTRTTTRRRNEMDIAPARMARKCSTCKQIGYNKNRRLT from the coding sequence ATGCAATACAATGCAACTGAAGGGGTCTTTGAGATTCTGACATTTGCACACGAAGGTAAGGGCGAAAATATCCATAAAGTCTCTGCCGAAGGGAAAAAGTGTTCGTGTGGGAAGTGGAGAAACTACCATATGCCATGTTCACATgcaattaaattttgtgatatCCGCGGAATTCAACCAAAGGACTATGTTAGCAAGTACTACAGTTGCAGGTTTTACAAGCAAACGTACAGTGGAAATTTTTCACCGTTGGGTGATGAGGCATATTGGCCACCTTCTCCCTTCAATATAATTGCAAACACTGAGTACGAGCGAACTTCAGGAACGCGGACTACAACTagaaggaggaatgaaatggatatagcTCCTGCTCGCATGGCTAGAAAGTGTAGTACGTGCAAGCAAATAGGTTATAACAAGAATCGGCGCCTTACGTAA
- the LOC132059003 gene encoding bifunctional riboflavin biosynthesis protein RIBA 1, chloroplastic-like isoform X1, whose amino-acid sequence MASIQNSMVFSHLRSDHGLYFVKATTANHKTDLSSLRLARKLPFSFKSGSGILRARLISGEDDVWSCFNNQGAENGSFVNHEAEQIGNQNQSDEIDFGTPAAEITRNRSGFLSGVDEFDLDQTVAGFSSIPEAIEDIRQGKMVIVVDDEDRENEGDLIMAAQLVTPEAMAFIVKYGTGIVCVSMKGEDLDRLQLPLMVPPKENEEKLSTAFTVSVDAKYGTTTGVSARDRAKTVLALASGDSKPEDFNRPGHIFPLKYREGGVLKRAGHTEASVDLAVLAGLEPVAVLCEIVDDDGSMARLPRLRQFAQAENLKIVSIADLIRYRRKREKLVDLAAAAPIPTMWGPFKAYCFKSVLDGIEHIAMVKGDIGDGKDVLVRVHSECLTGDIFGSARCDYGKQLALAMKQIEEAERGVLVYLRGHEGRRIGLGHKLRAYILQDDGHDTVEANEELGLPVDSREYGIGAQILRDLGVHTMKLMTNNPAKYVGLKGYGLAISGRVPLLAPITTENKRYLETKRVKLGHIYGSNDANGHINGSEVGRTSHDELSNNSD is encoded by the exons ATGGCTTCAATTCAAAATTCAATGGTTTTTTCCCATTTAAG ATCCGACCATGGTCTGTATTTTGTCAAGGCAACTACAGCAAACCACAAAACAGATTTGTCCTCGCTACGTCTTGCTAGAAAGTTACCCTTCAGCTTCAAAAGTGGTAGCGGAATACTAAGGGCTAGACTAATATCAGGAGAAGACGATGTTTGGTCTTGTTTTAACAACCAAGGTGCAGAAAATGGTTCTTTTGTTAATCACGAAGCAGAACAAATTGGAAATCAGAATCAATCTGATGAAATAGATTTTGGAACACCTGCTGCAGAAATAACTCGAAACCGAAGTGGGTTTCTCTCTGGTGTTGATGAATTTGACTTGGATCAGACCGTTGCAGGATTCTCTTCTATTCCGGAGGCTATTGAAGACATCCGTCAGGGCAAG atggtgattgttgtagatgATGAAGACAGAGAAAATGAGGGTGATCTAATAATGGCAGCACAATTGGTGACACCTGAAGCAATGGCCTTCATTGTAAAATATGGAACTGGAATTGTGTGTGTAAGTATGAAAGGTGAAGATCTAGATAGGCTTCAACTTCCACTCATGGTGCCGCCAAAGGAAAATGAGGAGAAACTTAGTACTGCTTTCACTGTTTCTGTG GATGCAAAATATGGTACCACAACAGGTGTATCCGCTCGTGATAGGGCAAAAACAGTTTTGGCCCTAGCATCTGGTGATTCAAAACCCGAGGATTTCAACCGACCTGGACACATTTTCCCACTCAAGTATAGAGAAGGAGGGGTCCTAAAAAGAGCTGGTCATACTGAAGCTTCTGTTGATCTTGCTGTATTGGCTGGATTGGAGCCTGTTGCTGTTCTTTGTGAAATTGTGGATGATGATGGTTCCATGGCCAGGTTGCCGAGGCTTCGCCAATTTGCTCAGGCtgagaacttgaagattgtatcCATTGCCGATTTGATCAG GTATAGAAGGAAAAGAGAGAAACTGGTGGATTTAGCCGCTGCTGCACCAATACCAACAATGTGGGGACCTTTTAAAGCCTACTGTTTTAAGTCTGTCTTGGATGGAATTGAGCATATTGCCATGGTCAAA GGTGATATCGGAGATGGGAAAGATGTCCTTGTCAGAGTGCACTCGGAATGTCTCACTGGTGACATATTTGGGTCAGCCCGATGCGACTATGGTAAGCAGTTGGCACTTGCAATGAAGCAAATTGAGGAAGCTGAAAGGGGTGTTTTAGTATATCTCCGCGGACATGAAGGAAGGAGAATAGGTTTGGGACATAAACTTCGTGCTTACATCCTGCAAGATGACGGGCACGACACGGTTGAAGCTAATGAAGAGCTGGGATTACCTGTTGATTCACGGGAGTATGGCATTGGTGCACAG ATACTACGGGATTTGGGTGTTCATACAATGAAACTGATGACAAACAACCCTGCGAAGTATGTCGGGCTCAAAGGATATGGTCTGGCAATTTCGGGTAGAGTTCCACTCTTGGCTCCTATAACTACAGAAAATAAAAGATACTTAGAGACCAAACGCGTGAAATTGGGGCACATATATGGTTCCAACGACGCCAATGGCCACATTAATGGTTCTGAAGTTGGTAGAACGAGCCACGATGAATTATCCAACAATTCTGACTGA